In Phaenicophaeus curvirostris isolate KB17595 chromosome 14, BPBGC_Pcur_1.0, whole genome shotgun sequence, a single genomic region encodes these proteins:
- the LOC138726425 gene encoding receptor-interacting serine/threonine-protein kinase 2-like, with the protein MAQSLPAVAQEDLDNFTLTRTGSGFALKAFHIRWSTHISVKVLTSQDATEREWKFLLQDIANIRHCKSERLLPSLGIYQYRELVGIVTEWMHNGSLHSLIHEQQLYPELPFPLLIRILLDVAEGLRYLHSLEPACCHCSLKPSNVLLDAQFRAKISDYGLTNWRKQQLQSGLQNCNRRDCQDLVYLPPEILEGGLPSQEGDVYSFGILCWESLSRRKPFEGQTTLLEVLTGICSSLRPGISEKFIPSDLPERNRLLHLITLCWHQEPDYRPCTAECVCLLNGILTGINKEAISTAIYNLVDAKETALNACKGSQIYTLQTGTCNSEVICPQKSNHLISKKIPFAVPSLSTILLDRSANNTGRDNILEMGLSNPIPQSTTKTDRPGFNNRKSNSFCTIPLCGSTAGKESSQHSDPPLAPKHRPQPEQALTDPCSKGNCCQILACQRQTILSCMTEGRLNHILDVLRSQQTLSRMDYETITSYPTVTGRARALLDTCLCLGERAAQIVVTVLSMTVLPFRRKENGS; encoded by the exons ATGGCCCAATCATTACCTGCAGTAGCCCAGGAAGACTTGGACAACTTTACCCTGACTAGGACAGGCTCAGGCTTTGCACTCAAAGCCTTTCATATTCGTTGGAGCACTCACATCTCGGTGAAGGTGCTGACCAGCCAGGATGCTACAGAGAG GGAGTGGAAGTTCCTACTTCAGGATATAGCAAACATCAGACACTGTAAGTCTGAACGCCTCCTGCCTTCTCTTGGGATTTACCAGTACCGTGAACTTGTAGGGATAGTGACGGAATGGATGCACAATGGATCCCTCCACTCACTCATCCACGAG CAACAACTGTACCCAGAACTTCCATTTCCCTTGCTCATAAGGATCCTGTTGGATGTGGCTGAAGGGCTGCGTTACCTTCACAGCCTTGAGCCTGCTTGCTGCCACTGCAGCCTGAAACCTTCCAACGTGCTTTTGGATGCGCAGTTCAGAGCCAAG ATATCTGATTATGGTCTAACCAACTGGAGGAAACAGCAACTGCAGTCAGGCCTGCAGAACTGCAACCGGAGAGACTGCCAGGATTTAGTATACCTCCCTCCTGAAATACTTGAAGGAGGCCTTCCTTCCCAGGAAGGTGATGTTTACAG tTTTGGAATACTGTGCTGGGAGAGCCTAAGCAGACGGAAACCTTTTGAAG GTCAGACAACCCTGCTGGAAGTTTTGACGGGAATTTGCAGCAGTTTGAGGCCGGGCATTTCAGAGAAGTTTATACCAAGCGACCTGCCTGAGAGGAACAGATTGTTGCACCTTATCACTCTGTGCTGGCATCAAGAACCAGATTACAGACCCTGTACTGCAG AATGTGTATGCCTTCTAAATGGAATTTTGACTGGTATAAATAAGGAGGCAATTTCCACTGCAATCTATAATCTGGTGGATGCAAAG GAGACAGCACTTAATGCATGCAAAGGTTCACAAATATACACATTGCAGACGGGCACATGCAATTCAGAG GTCATCTGTCCACAAAAAAGCAACCACTTAATCAGCAAGAAAATTCCTTTTGCAGTGCCAAGCTTGTCAACTATTCTACTTGACCGCAGTGCAAATAACACAGGAAGAGATAATATTCTTGAGATGGGTCTGTCAAATCCTATTCCACAGAGCACAACAAAGACAG ATCGGCCAGGCTTTAACAATAGAAAATCAAATTCCTTTTGCACAATCCCTTTATGTGGTTCAACAGCAGGCAAAGAAAGCAGTCAGCATAGCGACCCACCACTGGCTCCTAAGCACAGACCACAACCTGAACAAGCACTGACAG ATCCTTGCAGCAAAGGAAACTGCTGTCAAATACTAGCTTGCCAGAGACAGACCATACTGAGCTGCATGACAGAGGGACGCCTCAACCACATCCTCGATGTCCTTCGCTCACAGCAAACGTTGTCCCGAATGGACTATGAGACAATTACCTCTTACCCCACCGTGACTGGCCGAGCTCGGGCATTGTTGGACACTTGCTTGTGCCTCGGAGAGAGGGCAGCACAGATTGTAGTGACTGTGCTTTCCATGACTGTGCTTCCTtttagaaggaaggaaaatggatCATGA
- the MARVELD3 gene encoding MARVEL domain-containing protein 3, whose amino-acid sequence MGSEGRGQGCRGSRPGSEGPCPDAAARSRSAAAAAREEPPPEEPRGRGRCGYLRTARGCCQLVEALLAALALGCAAVSRAPPGGYTGVAALSPIHYYQFGGAYSGFGGADGERARELDRSFHLQKLPVAGAALAGAGALLAASCLLLAAGALRLPWRCPAWLLVESVLDVAIAVGLVPAVYYFYRCLLEVYGSSVCQERERLYRSKGYQGFSCGLHGAEIAAGLWGCVAAVAYLLSAGLALRAYGTVRRMKQKPVQSSEL is encoded by the exons ATGGGGAGCGAGGGGAGGGGCCAGGGCTGTCGAGGGTCTCGGCCGGGGAGCGAGGGCCCGTGTCCCGACGCGGCCGCCCGTTcccgcagcgccgccgccgccgccaggGAGGAGCCGCCGCCCGAGGAGCCGCGGGGCCGCGGCCGCTGCGGGTACCTGCGCACGGCGAGGG gctgctgccagctggTGGAGGCGCTGCTGGCCGCGCTGGCGCTGGGCTGCGCCGCCGTGTCCCGCGCCCCCCCCGGCGGCTACACGGGGGTGGCGGCCCTCAGCCCCATCCACTACTACCAGTTCGGCGGCGCCTACAGCGGCTTCGGCGGCGCGGACGGCGAGCGGGCGCGGGAGCTGGACCGGAGCTTCCACCTGCAGAAGCTGCCGGTGGCCGGGGCGGCGctggccggggccggggccctGCTGGCCGcgtcctgcctgctgctggcgGCCGGAGCCCTGCGGCTGCCCTGGCGCTGCCCGGCCTGGCTGCTCGTCGAGTCCGTCCTGGACGTGGCCATCGCCGTGGGGCTGGTGCCGGCCGTCTATTATTTCTATCGCTGCCTGCTGGAGGTTTACGGCTCCTCCGTGTGCCAGGAGAGAGAGCGGCTGTATCGAAGCAAGGGCTACCAGGGCTTCAGCTGCGGCCTGCACGGCGCAGAGATCGCCGCGGGGCTCTGGGGCTGCGTGGCCGCCGTGGCCTATCTGCTCAGCGCGGGCCTGGCGCTCAGGGCCTACGGAACCGTCCGCAGGATGAAACAGAAGCCGGTACAATCCTCTGAGCTTTAG